The Nerophis lumbriciformis linkage group LG04, RoL_Nlum_v2.1, whole genome shotgun sequence genome contains the following window.
tttttttaaattttatttatttactagcaagctggtctcgctttgctcgacatttttaattctaaaagagacaaaactcaaatagaatttgaaaatccaagaaaatattttaaagacttggtcttcccttggaataagcggtagaaaatggatggatggatgggtcttcacttgtttaaataaattcatttattttttactttgcttcttatccatccatccatccatcttcttccgcttatccgaggtcgggtcgcgggggcagcagcctaagcagggaagcccagacttccctctccccagccacttcgtccagctcctcccggtggatcccgaggcgttcccaggccagccgggagacatagtcttcccaacgtgtcctgggtcttccccgtggcctcctaccggtcggacgtgcccgaaacacctcccgagggaggcgttcgggtggcatcctgaccagatgcccgaaccacctcatctggctcctctcgatatggaggagcagcggctttactttgagctccccccggatggcagagcttctcaccctatctctaagggagagccccgccacccggcggaggaaactcatttcggccgcttgtacccgtgatcttgtcctttcggtcatgacccaaagctcatgaccataggtgaggatgggaacgtagatcgaccggtaaatcgagagctttgccttctggctcagctccttcttcaccacaacggatcgatacagcgtccgcattactgaagatgccgcaccgatccgcctgtcgatctcacgatccactcttccctcactcgtgaacaagactccgaggtacttgaactcctccacttggggcaagatctcctccccaacccggagatggcactccacccttttccgggcgagaaccatggactcggatttggaggtgctgattctcatcccagtcgcttcacactcggctgcgaaccgatccagtgagagctgaagatcttggccagatgaagccatcaggaccacatcatctgcaaaaagcagagacctaatcctgcagccaccaaaccagataccctcaacgccctgactgcgcctagaaattctgtccataaaggttatgaacagaatcggtgacaaagggcagccctggcggagtccaaccctcactggaaacgtgtccgacttactgccggcaatgcggaccaagctctgacaccgattatacagggagcgaaccgccacaataagacagtccgttaccccatactctctgagcactccccacaggacttcccggggtacacggtcgaatgccttctccaagtccacaaagcacatgtagactggttgggcaaactcccatgcaccctcaaggaccctgccgagagtatagagctggtccacagttccacgaccaggacgaaaaccacactgttcctcctgaatccgaggttcgactatccggcgtagcctcctctccagtacacctgaatagaccttaccgggaaggctgaggagtgtgatcccacgatagttggaacacaccctccggttccccttcttaaagagaggaaccaccaccccggtctgccaatccagaggtaccgcccccgatgtccacgcgatgttgcagagtcttgtcaaccaagacagccccacaacatccagagccttaaggaactccgggcggatctcatccacccccggggccttgccaccgaggagctttttaactacctcggcaacctcagccccagaaataggagagcccaccacagattccccaggccctgcttcctcataggaagacgtgctggtaggattgaggaggtcttcgaagtattctctccaccgatccacaacatccgcagtcgaggtcaacagagcaccatccccaccatacacggtgttgacactgcactgcttccccttcctgaggcggcggatggtggtccagaattgcttcgaagccgtccggaagtctttttccatggcctcaccgaactcctcccatgtccgagtttttgcctccgcgaccgctgaagccgcacaccgcttggcctgtcggtacctgtctgctgcgtcaggagtcccatgagccaaaagaacccgataggactccttcttcagcttgacggcatccctcaccgccggtgtactttgcttcttattacttttagtaatacaattttagagaaaaaatacaaccttaaaaatgattttaggatttttaaacaaatatacctttttaccttttaaatttcttcctcttctttcctgacaatttaaatcaatgttcaagtaaacattttttttttttattgtaaagaataataaatattttagcttctgttttttcgacgaagaatatttgtgaaatatttcttcaaacttactatgattaaaattcaaaaaaaatattctggcaaatctagaaaatctgtagaatcaaatttaaatcttatttcaaagtatttttaatttcttttaaaatttttgttctggaaaatctagaaaaaatactgatttgtctttgttagaaatatagcttggtccaatttgttaaatattctaacaaagtgcagattggattttaaccaatttaaaacatgtcatcaaaattataaaatgtatcttaatcaggaaaaattactaatgatgttccataaattcttttttaaattttttcaaaaagattcaaataagttagtttttctcttctttttgtcggttgaattttgaattttaaagagtcgaaattgaagataaactatgtttaaaaattttatttcaaatttttttcgtgttttctcctcttttaaaccgttcaattaagtgtttttttcatcatttattctctacaaaaaaccttccgtaaaaggaaaaaaaaagtacgatggagtgacagacagaaatacccattttttttatatatatacatttatttatttagctattcttgtttaaatcacacttacgtgtaacttacaaatgacaatatatttatttatttaagtgtgtatcaaactggtagcccttcgcattaatcagtacccaagaagtagtttttggtttcaaaaaggttggtgacccctgtactagggcatcaaatcagtgtcagttgagtcggtccataggttgcctgtagggatttttaatgtccagcagatgtcagtatttagtgacacagtatcgacacagtatcaatacagttttgcaatgtgtcgaaacgcattatgacgcctcatcaacccatcactactagttactatggtcatctaattagttactatggtcatctaattagttactatggtaatgtaagtcacagcagctcagacgaggcaccaagcagtgtgggtgtggagcgtttccacagagtgtttccagagcctgaaatgcgggtgtcagggacaggatttttacaacaaagttctaaagcttagtgatgtatcagattgtagatgttttttttgttttttttaaccttcacgttcatatttcgctgtttgttgcatttatgttgcgtttcgcttgattgtaaaatatgtggatggaaagggggtgtggcgttcatatgttgtcaatattcagtgttttagccttcatagttaatattgtaaatcccacattctttcatgtatattctgggtgtctcattcagtaaaaaaatttaaaattccattccggtttttttaaaagcggtctgtcataacgtttttagcattcaatcagacattattgtgaggttttgtattagtgttcctaaaaatagatatcaaCCCCCGGACAAAtttatttctctaaatttggccccctgagtcaaaataattgcctaggcctgggttagagtgttaccatgaattgattacatggaccccgacttaaacaagttgaaaaacttattcgggtgttaccatttagtggtgaattgtacggaatatgtactgtactgtgcaatctactaataaaagtttcaatcaatcaaagtgtccgccctgagatcggtaggttgcgttaagttaaagttaaagtaccaatgattgtctcacacacacacacacacacactaggtgtggtgaaatgtgtcctctgcatttgacccatccccttgatcaccccctgggaggtgaggggagcagtgggcagcagcggggccgtgcccgggaatcatttttggtgatttaacccccaattccaacccttgatgctgagtgccaagcagggagttaatggctcccatttttatggactttggtatgactcggccggggtttgaactcacgacctaccgatctcagggcggacactctaaccactaggccactgagttcaaaccccggccgagtcataccaaagcatacttgccaaccctcacgatttttccgggagactcccgaatttcagtgcccctcccgaaaatctcccaggacaaacattctcccgaatttctcccaattttcacccggacatcaatattgggggcatgccttaaaggcactgccttcaacgtcctctctAACCTGAaatcttcaccccttaacagccgcctGCTGttcaggcgtccgcttttcctccatattaacagcgtaccggcccagtcacataataatgtagcgttggacgggttcaACAATGATCTTTACTcgtagatgtcaagaaatgctgacacgttgtatgatctatAAACTGGTTTAGTtataatgcaaggcatacttgataaacagccatacaggtcacactgacggtggccgtataaacaacttgaacactgttactaatatgcgccacactgtgaacccacaccaaacaagaatgacaaacacatttcgggaaaacatccgcaccgtaacacaacataaacacaacagaacaaaaacccagaatcccttgcagcactaactcttccgggacgctacaataacatttaCGGCTtctggagctcagtgcacaactgcacacacaacaaggagacgaagcagaagaacggagaagagacatggcgacgaagagtaagaagaagaaatacgcttgcaagttccgaaataattggaaaaaataatttcatttgatccagaaaagctcgaaggggaaggggtatgctgcctgcattcagcaccccccaccccccaccccacccctgccatctcccgaattcggaggtctcagggttggcaagtatgtaccaaagactataaaaatgggacccattacctccctgcttggcaccctgcatcaagggttggaattgggggttaaatcaccaaaaatgattcccgggcgtggccagtgctgctgctcactgctcccctcacctcccacggggtgaacaaggggatgggtcaaatgcagaggacacatttcaccacacttggTGTGCGTgagaatcattggtactttaattttaatttaatttctaaataaattatctgagttcatcagtcaactcattggtgttcattttcaatctatcaaaataaataatataaaaatgaaaTTATAGGATGTTATTTACGTAGTCTGCTCATTTtcttcgactggtgcactaacatgtgattattttttttcttacatatgCAGCAtattctacaaagatacaaatgattgctattgtgacatctagtggacacatttacaacagcagtttctttcattccaaaattttggctcatttctatacttagcaaactcatccccgcgggccggataatacctatcatgaattgattaacgtggaccccaatttaaacaagttgaaaaacttattggggtgttaccatttagtggtcaattgtacggaatatgtactgtactgtgcaatctactaataaaagtctcaatcaatcaatcaacctacATTTGACACTCCTGATCTAGATGCTTCTGTGTTCACAGGGATTGCCCATTAATCCAAAAGGAGACACAGTGAGTGACATGATGGAGGCTGAAGGCATCTATGTGGAGGCTGGCCAGCCTGAAGAGGTCTACACGGAGCACCAGTACATGTGCAGCGAGTGCCACCTGCTCTTCAACACCCTGGAGGACGTGCTGATCCATCAGCAGATTCACACCGGCCAAGAAGGTGAGTTAGAGGCCGGCGAGACCATCCTGTGTGAGACGGACCTGCAAGGCCAGCAATACCAGTGTCTGGAATGTGGAAACATCCTGGTCAACTCCGAGGAGCTGCTTCTGCACCAGGAGATGCATATGAAGGAGACGGCTCAGCCAGGTGAGTGCGGATAGCAAAATATACCCTGTGTGAAGTTGCCCATCctgtccaaatctccccaaacttgttccaATAATACAATTCTGGTTTGTGTCgttccgttttttaaattttgcctatcgaaggatgtatcatacctgccaactactccggttttcccgtaattagtacggttttcatcaacctattccgggttacggttgcagtgataaaaaatacgttttttcattaattaaaaaaaatatttttttaaaagttttattcacgaaatcgcgtaacaacaatgacaatcgacactgcttcccgtaacttcctatcgagccattccgaatgccatgcgcgaggctatttatagcaccgcttccaagcacgaggccattgtttccaaacgagcgaacgatcatggaatcagccggagaaaatcatcggccgccctctcccctctctgacggacatctacacctcccgctgcctcaacagagccagtgccatcatcaaagacagcacccaccctggctctgacctgttccacctgctgccctctgggaagcgctacaggtgcattaaaaccaaaacaaacaggctaaagaacagcttcttccccagggccataaccatcctgaacggactgccccattgtccctaactgccttctcttcggtgcaataacccattccaccaaccaccctgtttttgttttgttttttcatgtatatattcatttcacaccatattcattgcacttctacattttttaaatttttatatatttgcacattgtttttctagcatgcacacatcgcactgtatggaatggcctcaatctcgttaccttgcgtaatgacaataaagctgattctgattctgattctaaaccgaaaagaaaactgcattcattccgtgaagaatattcaaaagcctatccgagaataattatccgttccaaaaagggtgaaaactacgcgaattgcaccttgtgcagacaagatttttcgatcggacacggaggaattagcgatgtaaaagaccacgttgggacaaaaagaacacaagtctaatgccgttgctagcgatacaagtggaaaactttcaacgtttttcgtcgccaaaacagattctttggatgtgataaatgccgaagttttatttacggaggcaataattgagcaaacaaaaaggtaatgacaccaatgttatctattggaattgtttagtacagttatactgttaaaagtgtttatactatttatgctttcaagtccaagttgaagaaatcttgttaaatgttgacagcataactaccaaaatacagaagtatgtccttaatatttttgcagtgctatttctgttgaaaagttcaaatgattacattagagatgtgatgtgccacttttcaagtgtctgatggcttcaattaattttcattcatttttcatattttgaattcttttgaaaggcttacaaaaaaactacatttgaattgtaattccatgctattgacaggactattaattttaatgaagttagcttaccatgtttacagtatgataattgtgatagaaatgtgaattttaggcacagaatattttttacaattgaacaaggcagtagattatacaagcttggacagaaagttaataatgacaccaatttttttttaatggaattgtttagtactgttttaccatttgtttactgtaaaaagtgtttatactttcaattaacaaattgaagtcttgtgaaaggttgacaggataactggcattaactgtcaaaataatttcaaactattgaagttatcttacagaataaacatgtcaatcaacccatatgatttttgctgtaatatttttgttttgaaaagtcactgtgactgatagaaaagtgatggttttagcaacattttaacctgtctgaatgctaataatcattttgcgtcggggggcgaagcctgaaccccccaccaggactttgtcctggacctaccggggcctgcggcccctggaccctggctactaggtttttctgatttcaaaagttggcaggtatgatgtattgttttttaatgcattttaaatataaaacaaatgCGTTCAAAAGTCTGCAgactgatattttacagtaatgtgtttaataatttcacacataagtcgctcctgagtataagtcgcacccccggccaaactatgaaaaaaaactgcgacttatagtccgaaaaatacggtactttctaaAGTGGGTTTggggatatattttttttaaatcgataatttaacaataaaaaaagaatTGCAATTcgaattaaatcacaattataacACCCCTAAAATGTGTATTTTGAAACATCAGTATCAATACTTTGGATTAGAGATTGTACACTAACCAACTTCTGCGTTATCATTCCTCAGAGTACAGTGAGGCCCTGGTGCCTGAAGATTCTGGTACGCAGTCTCCCAAAGCAGTCCAGTACCAGTGTCTGGACTGCTTGGCCCTGTTTGACTCACCTGATTCTTGGCTGGAGCACCGCAGAAGCCACAGCACGAGCGCCACACACAGCCACATGGAGACCATGGTGAGGGTCACAGATGTCATTCGTCAACTATTACTGTGAGAGTGGATCCAGTGCAAAGCTATATCACAGTCCTTCCTGCCTTGGCCTACAGGAGTACGTGCTCCAACCAGACGGCACCGTGACTCCCGTCAACAACGTGCCAAACTTTGTGCTGAGTGAGCAACAGGCTGGGGAGATCTTGGCACAGGTGCGTGAAATGAAACGTGTGCGTCCTGAAATAGAGAggaaaagttaccgtattttccgcaccataaggcgccctgggttataagccgcgccttcaatgaacggcatatttcaaaactttgtccacctataagccgccccgtgttgtaagccgcatctaactgcgctaaaggaatgtcaaaaaaacagtcaaataggtcagtcaaactttaataatatattaaaaccagcgtgatgtgggcgcgcatggagtcgtatatcaacatggacggagctgcgtgaaaaaagccacccggcctcttcgcgtaaacttaaacttaccttaaccactcgctcatcttttcttcatccatcccttcgagttagcttttatgatgacgccggctggaaaggtctcttttggcaaggtcttccttttgaatatcaccatgggtggaagtttctggccattagcatggcaagctagaaccacagtgaaggatgacttctcattccctgtggtgcgaatattcaccgtacgtgctcccgttgtatccacagtgcggttcacaggaatatcaaaagtcagtggaacctcgtccatgttgataatgttctctggccggatctttttttcagctatcttgtttttacaatatgcacggaaagtagccagcttttcttgaaagtctttaggcagttgctgtgaaatagtagtccgtgtgcggatggagagattgcgtcttttcatgaaccggaaacctgtcgcttagtaggagccattttgtggtctttacagatgtaaacacacaaaggaaatgaaacgtacggtaatatccgcgcgctttttcttcttctacgcgggcgggtggttgcttacagtagaagaagaagcgcttcctgttctatgggggcgggtgcttacgtagaagaagaagcacttcctcttctacggggaaaaaagatggcggctgtttaccgtagttgcgagaccgaaactttatgaaaatgaatcttaatattaatccatatataaagcgcaccgggttaaaagccgcactgtcagcttttgagtacggtaaatttgtggtttttaggtgcggctaatagtgcggaaaatacggtaagtctatTTGACTTTGTGGATCTTTCAGGTGTTCGCACAGCAGCAGAAAAAGAAGACCGACCACTCTCAGGTTTCCAAATCTGGCTCACGCGCTTCCCTGCTGCCCCCTGTGACGTCCAACCCGGGCTTGGCCACCATGCACCTTCAGATTCTAACCGCTCAAGCTCTGGCTGACGGTTCCAGCCTGCTTGGTCAGGGAAAGAAGGGCACCCGGAGAGTGGAGCTGAGGTTGGCACCGAGCGCCCGCAGCGACACCCATCGGCAGGCGGCTGAGGTGGTGGTCATCCACCCCTATGAATGCTCCGAATGCTCCCTCCTCTTCCAAAGCCCGGAGGATTTACTCCAACACCAGGGGGAACACTTCCTGGGGCAGGACAAAGAAAGCGCAGAGGCGGgacaaataggtggaattgagaAAGCACACAATACGGACAACTTGACAATGCGACAACCAAACCAGTTTAGAATAGCGGAGAAGAAAGGTGTGGCATGGGCCAAGCCTCAGCAATGTACGCTGTGCGACCGCACCTTCAACTCCGCCAACCGCCTCAGTGCCCACCAGCGCGTGCACGAGATGGGCACGCACGAATGCAGCGAGTGCGGAAAGGTCTTTAAGAAGGAAACGTCGCTGCAGACTCACATGCGTTCTCACTCGGGCGTGGCCAGGTACCTGTGTGTGGACTGCGGCCAATGCTTTACCACGGAGATGACCCTCATCGTGCACAGGTGAGCACTCGGAACGGGACCGACCTTTCTATTCCCGTGTGCTTCAGCTTTGCTTCCATTTTGCAGGAAGTTGCACACCTCAGATCCCTTTCACAAATGTCAGTTCTGCAACAAAACCTTCGCCAACATGACCAAGTACCTCTACCACCGGCAAACACACCTCAGCCTTGACGCCTCTGGTGCAAAGAGCTCCATTGCTACCACCAGTGTACTCCACTTTCCTACTTTTTTATAGTCCTGAACCTGTAAGACATGTTTGAATAGGACTCAGATGCTTTCTTCTCTCTCCAGGTGGATGCCGCGCCACGCCGAGCATCTCAATCCACCCTCGCCATCCTGCAGAGAGTGAGGGAGAAAAACGTTCGCCTGATGCCCCCGCTCACAGAGGAGGAGATGGAGAATATGGAGCAGGATCCTTCAGGGAGAAGTGAGGTGGCCAAGCAGGAAGAGAAGATGATTGAGGTTGCGGCAGCAGCGGAAGTCTCAGCTGCCAAAGCTCCTGAGGATGTCGCATCCGGCTCTTCGGGAAGTGATCCCTCCGTGTTGTTGGACAAAAAAACATTCACTTGCCATTCCTGCTCAAAAACATTCCCCTCACAGATGCAGTTCGTCTACCACCGGCGCAAGGCGCACGCCGCCGAACGCAGCTTCGTGTGCGGCGTATGCGGTAAATCATTCAAGAAGCAGATCCACATGCGCAACCACAGCCGCACGCACACGGGCGAGCGGCCGTTCCAGTGCGCCGACTGTGGCAAGACCTTCTCGTCCCTCGCCAACCTCAGGCGACACAACCTCATCCACACGGGCGTGAAGCCTTACCACTGCAACTTGTGTAATCGCTCCTTCTCGCAGTCGTCCAACCTGCGTCAGCACAGCCGGCTGCACCTGGGGGTGGCTGGACTGAACTGCCCCGATTGCCCCGCCACCTTTAGCAACGCCAACAGGCTGGCGGTGCATCGCTACACGCATCACCCGGGATCTCCTGCCCCCTTCCCGTGCCCTCACTGCGCTGCCGGCTTCGTCACTGGGAGGCGACGGGACGAACACTGTTTGGAGCAGCACCCCCTGCTGCCCCCGGTCGGAGACGCCACAGCAGTAAATGAGACGGGATTAGAAGATTGTGGCGTTGTCACACAAGGAGGTCTGGACTGTAACATCTGCGGTAAAAAGCTGAACTCTGCCGCCAACCTGCGACTTCATAAACTGAGCCACCTGGGTCCCGGGCGGCTACGCGGCGCCTCGACGAAGCGGCCTAAATCTCACCAGTGTCTCATCTGCGGCAAATTCTTTGTTTCCACCTCCGGTGTGGCGCTGCACCAAAGGGTCCACACGGGCGAGCGCCCCTTCCCCTGCCAGGTGTGCGGCAAGCGCTTCCGGCAGAACACGCACCTGCGCGAGCACCTGCGCACGCACTCCGGGGAGCGGCCGTTCCGCTGCGAGGTGTGCGGGAAGGGCTTCATCCAGAGCATGCACCTGGCCGAGCATCGCCGGACGCACACGGGCGAGCGGCCGCACAAGTGCCCCTACTGCACCAAGGCCTTCAAGACCTTCTCCAACCTGAGGAACCACAAGAAGACGCACAACAGGCAGCAGAGGCTGGACAAGGAGGTCTCCGCCCAAGTTGCAGCGGCGGCTTCAAGCTCGACCGTGACCGTGGTGGAAGGTTCTGCAGTGGAACTTGCCAAGGGGCAGCCTCACCTCATCCAGATTCAATCATCTGATGGTGAAAAGGTCAGTGTGTGTCTGTGGGGAAAAAATGCTCCAAAGTAGAGATGGGGATCTTAGAGCACCTCTCAATTCTAttcttgatgcatctttaatttataaacagtacaggccaaaagtttggacccaccttctcctcattcaatgtgttttccttattttcatgacattgtagattgtcactgaaggcatcacaactatgaatgaacacatgtggagttatgtacttaacaaaaaaaggtgaaataactgaaaacatgttttatattctagtttcttcaaaatagccaccctttgcgcgaattactgctttgcacactcttggcattctc
Protein-coding sequences here:
- the znf526 gene encoding uncharacterized protein znf526, which produces MMEAEGIYVEAGQPEEVYTEHQYMCSECHLLFNTLEDVLIHQQIHTGQEGELEAGETILCETDLQGQQYQCLECGNILVNSEELLLHQEMHMKETAQPEYSEALVPEDSGTQSPKAVQYQCLDCLALFDSPDSWLEHRRSHSTSATHSHMETMEYVLQPDGTVTPVNNVPNFVLSEQQAGEILAQVFAQQQKKKTDHSQVSKSGSRASLLPPVTSNPGLATMHLQILTAQALADGSSLLGQGKKGTRRVELRLAPSARSDTHRQAAEVVVIHPYECSECSLLFQSPEDLLQHQGEHFLGQDKESAEAGQIGGIEKAHNTDNLTMRQPNQFRIAEKKGVAWAKPQQCTLCDRTFNSANRLSAHQRVHEMGTHECSECGKVFKKETSLQTHMRSHSGVARYLCVDCGQCFTTEMTLIVHRKLHTSDPFHKCQFCNKTFANMTKYLYHRQTHLSLDASGAKSSIATTSVDAAPRRASQSTLAILQRVREKNVRLMPPLTEEEMENMEQDPSGRSEVAKQEEKMIEVAAAAEVSAAKAPEDVASGSSGSDPSVLLDKKTFTCHSCSKTFPSQMQFVYHRRKAHAAERSFVCGVCGKSFKKQIHMRNHSRTHTGERPFQCADCGKTFSSLANLRRHNLIHTGVKPYHCNLCNRSFSQSSNLRQHSRLHLGVAGLNCPDCPATFSNANRLAVHRYTHHPGSPAPFPCPHCAAGFVTGRRRDEHCLEQHPLLPPVGDATAVNETGLEDCGVVTQGGLDCNICGKKLNSAANLRLHKLSHLGPGRLRGASTKRPKSHQCLICGKFFVSTSGVALHQRVHTGERPFPCQVCGKRFRQNTHLREHLRTHSGERPFRCEVCGKGFIQSMHLAEHRRTHTGERPHKCPYCTKAFKTFSNLRNHKKTHNRQQRLDKEVSAQVAAAASSSTVTVVEGSAVELAKGQPHLIQIQSSDGEKASPTIMCNEFGETIAIIESSEGGVVPFEQALEIFHTALENGLTMETVSVEGMHLL